One genomic region from Esox lucius isolate fEsoLuc1 chromosome 24, fEsoLuc1.pri, whole genome shotgun sequence encodes:
- the LOC105008637 gene encoding transmembrane protein 184C, translating to MPCTCRNWRRWIRPLVLCLYVACVLVALPLCVWQLQKAEVGAHSKAWFIAGVFVFMTIPISLWGILQHLVHYTQPELQKPIIRILWMVPIYSLDSWIALRYPSIAIYVDTCRECYEAYVIYNFLVFLLNYLSNQYPSLVLMLEVQEQQKHLPPLCCCPPWAMGEVLLFRCKLGVLQYTVVRPLTTVVALMCQLFRVYDEGNFSTRNAWTYLVIINNISQLFAMYCLVLLYKALKEELSQIRPVGKFLCVKMVVFVSFWQAVLIAILVKVGAISDKHTWDWVGVESVSTGLQDFIICVEMFLAAIAHHYSFSYKPYILEAEEGSCFDSFMAMWDLSDITADVTEQVRHVGRTVLGRPNKMYFSSTSRPEHTEHTGLLSAPSQRGSQQDVIATETASVPASPLSGHYQGLGHTPISQGHTPTPHSFSAPAGFTSSDWDEESDETQSETAARVSPIPPGVGPTGDITADNSSALIDITVSSDVSDGDFTGHAPSDIISDAFVDISADRTGEMSGDFPGDISSYITST from the exons ATGCCGTGTACGTGCAGGAACTGGCGGCGGTGGATCCGGCCTCTGGTTCTGTGTCTGTACGTCGCGTGCGTGCTCGTTGCGCTGCCGCTGTGCGTGTGGCAACTACAGAAGGCTGAG GTGGGGGCCCATAGTAAAGCCTGGTTCATAGCGGGAGTGTTTGTCTTTATGACCATTCCCATCTCCCTCTGGGGCATCCTGCAACACCTGGTACACTACACCCAGCCTGAGCTACAGAAACCTATCATCAG AATCTTATGGATGGTTCCCATCTACAGTCTGGACAGT TGGATCGCTCTGCGCTACCCCAGCATAGCCATCTATGTGGACACGTGCCGGGAGTGTTACGAGGCCTACGTCATCTACAACTTCCTGGTCTTCCTGCTCAACTACCTGTCCAACCAATACCCCAGCTTGGTGCTGATGTTGGAGGTCCAGGAGCAGCAGAAACACCTGCCGCCTCTCTGCTGCTGCCCCCCCTGGGCCATGGGAGA GGTGTTGCTGTTCCGCTGTAAGCTGGGCGTGCTGCAGTACACCGTGGTACGCCCCCTGACCACGGTGGTGGCGCT GATGTGTCAGCTGTTCAGAGTGTATGATGAAGGAAACTTCAGCACCAGGAATGCCTGGACATACCTGGTTATAATCAACAACATTTCCCAGCTG tTTGCCATGTACTGTTTGGTCCTGCTCTATAAAGCCTTAAAGGAGGAGCTGAGTCAGATTAGACCTGTCGGGAAGTTCCTCTGCGTCAAGATGGTCGTCTTCGTCTCCTTCTG GCAGGCGGTGCTGATCGCTATCCTGGTCAAGGTGGGGGCCATCTCAGACAAGCACACCTGGGACTGGGTTGGGGTGGAGTCTGTTTCCACTGGCCTgcag GACTTCATAATCTGTGTGGAGATGTTTCTGGCTGCTATAGCTCACCACTACAGCTTCAGCTACAAGCCCTACATACTGGAGGCGGAGGAGGGTAGCTGCTTCGACTCCTTCATGGCCATGTGGGACCTGTCGGACATCACCGCTGACGTCACTGAGCAGGTCCGACACGTCG GTCGGACAGTCCTGGGGCGACCTAACAAGATGTACTTCAGCTCCACTAGCCGTCCggaacacacagaacatacag GTCTCCTGTCTGCTCCATCTCAGCGTGGGTCACAACAGGATGTCATCGCTACGGAAACCGCCTCCGTCCCTGCATCCCCTCTGTCCGGTCACTACCAGGGTTTAGGTCACACCCCCATCTCACAAGGACACACCCCAACGCCACACTCTTTTTCCGCCCCCGCAGGGTTCACCTCCTCTGATTGGGACGAGGAGAGCGATGAGACCCAATCAGAGACCGCCGCAAGGGTGTCACCTATTCCTCCTGGTGTCGGCCCAACTGGTGACATCACCGCCGACAACAGCAGTGCTCTCATTGACATCACTGTGAGCAGTGACGTCTCTGACGGGGACTTCACTGGCCACGCCCCCAGTGACATAATCTCTGATGCCTTTGTTGACATCAGCGCTGACCGTACTGGGGAAATGAGCGGCGACTTTCCTGGGGACATCAGTAGTTACATTACTTCTACATAG
- the LOC105008632 gene encoding endothelin-1 receptor isoform X1 yields MSSRVPVGTMLLVMMTMFSMSSPGQCQSHPNLTVADLHPALHSTDTPLIEFQDAQGHSSSGGLDGDKTPLRSRTSIYSPTQFPDPGHRQLQQRPHQPSFTSSHSSNSSSQEVRVQTTPPVCLQVTSIKKAFKYINTIISCVIFAVGMVGNATLLRIIYLNKTMRNGPNALIASLALGDLIYISVDIPIHVYKLLVGSWPFDDSSMGLFLCKLVPFLQKASVGITVLNLCALSVDRYRAVASWNRVQGVGVPMVTALEIISIWLLSILLAVPEAVGFNMITFDYRNTTIRTCMLRPQTRFMKFYQDVKDWWMFGFYFCVPLACTGVFYTLMTCEMLRHRKGSLRIALSEHLKQRREVAKAVFCLVLIFALCWFPLHFSRILKKMIYMPLDAGRCELLNFLLVLDYFSINLATINSCINPIILYFVSKKFKNCFKSCLCCWCGSGSLVNSLTPLNVNGTSLQYKNPDQQINNNNNQDHKDSD; encoded by the exons ATGAGCTCCAGAGTTCCCGTTGGGACAATGTTGTTGGTGATGATGACCATGTTCTCCATGTCCTCACCGGGACAATGTCAGAgccaccccaacctcacggtcgCGGACCTCCACCCTGCCCTCCACAGCACAGACACCCCCCTCATAGAGTTCCAGGATGCCCAGGGACACTCCTCATCTGGGGGCCTGGATGGCGACAAGACACCCCTGAGATCTAGAACCAGCATATACTCCCCCACGCAGTTCCCTGACCCGGGACACAGACAACTCCAACAAAGACCCCATCAgccctccttcacctcctcccactcctccaaCAGCTCCTCCCAGGAGGTCCGTGTCCAGACGAcaccccctgtctgtctgcaggtgACCTCCATTAAGAAGGCCTTTAAGTACATCAACACGATAATAAGCTGTGTGATCTTCGCTGTGGGGATGGTGGGTAACGCCACCTTGCTGAGGATAATCTACCTGAACAAAACCATGAGGAATGGACCCAACGCCCTGATAGCCAGCCTCGCCCTGGGGGATTTGATCTACATCTCTGTAGACATACCCATCCATGTGTATAAG CTGCTGGTTGGCTCCTGGCCTTTTGATGACAGCTCCATGGGTCTGTTCCTCTGCAAGCTGGTCCCGTTCCTCCAGAAAGCTTCGGTTGGCATCACCGTGCTCAACCTGTGTGCCCTCAGTGTGGACAG gtaTCGTGCAGTGGCGTCGTGGAACAGGGTACAGGGTGTAGGTGTCCCCATGGTAACGGCACTAGAGATCATTTCTATATGGTTGTTATCCATCCTGCTGGCCGTGCCGGAGGCAGTGGGATTCAACATGATCACCTTTGATTACAG AAACACAACGATCAGGACCTGCATGCTCCGCCCACAGACACGGTTCATGAAG TTCTACCAGGATGTCAAGGACTGGTGGATGTTCGGGTTCTATTTCTGTGTTCCGCTGGCGTGTACCGGAGTGTTCTACACGCTCATGACCTGTGAGATGTTGCGCCACAGAAAAGGATCCCTTCGCATAGCGCTCAGTGAACACCTCAAGCAG CGCAGGGAGGTAGCCAAGGCCGTGTTCTGCCTGGTCCTGATCTTCGCTTTGTGCTGGTTCCCGCTTCATTTCAGCCGCATCCTGAAGAAGATGATTTATATGCCACTCGACGCTGGGCGCTGTGAACTATTGAA CTTCCTGCTGGTCCTGGATTACTTTAGTATCAACCTGGCAACAATAAACTCCTGCATCAACCCCATTATCCTCTACTTTGTCAGCAAGAAGTTCAAAAACTGCTTCAAG TCCTGTCTATGCTGTTGGTGTGGCTCCGGTTCATTGGTAAACAGTCTGACGCCTTTGAATGTCAATGGGACCAGTCTGCAGTACAAGAACCCTGATCAacaaatcaacaacaacaacaaccaggaCCATAAAGACTCTGACTGA
- the LOC105008632 gene encoding endothelin-1 receptor isoform X2 gives MSSRVPVGTMLLVMMTMFSMSSPGQCQSHPNLTVADLHPALHSTDTPLIEFQDAQGHSSSGGLDGDKTPLRSRTSIYSPTQFPDPGHRQLQQRPHQPSFTSSHSSNSSSQEVRVQTTPPVCLQVTSIKKAFKYINTIISCVIFAVGMVGNATLLRIIYLNKTMRNGPNALIASLALGDLIYISVDIPIHVYKLLVGSWPFDDSSMGLFLCKLVPFLQKASVGITVLNLCALSVDRYRAVASWNRVQGVGVPMVTALEIISIWLLSILLAVPEAVGFNMITFDYRNTTIRTCMLRPQTRFMKFYQDVKDWWMFGFYFCVPLACTGVFYTLMTCEMLRHRKGSLRIALSEHLKQRREVAKAVFCLVLIFALCWFPLHFSRILKKMIYMPLDAGRCELLNFLLVLDYFSINLATINSCINPIILYFVSKKFKNCFKSDAFECQWDQSAVQEP, from the exons ATGAGCTCCAGAGTTCCCGTTGGGACAATGTTGTTGGTGATGATGACCATGTTCTCCATGTCCTCACCGGGACAATGTCAGAgccaccccaacctcacggtcgCGGACCTCCACCCTGCCCTCCACAGCACAGACACCCCCCTCATAGAGTTCCAGGATGCCCAGGGACACTCCTCATCTGGGGGCCTGGATGGCGACAAGACACCCCTGAGATCTAGAACCAGCATATACTCCCCCACGCAGTTCCCTGACCCGGGACACAGACAACTCCAACAAAGACCCCATCAgccctccttcacctcctcccactcctccaaCAGCTCCTCCCAGGAGGTCCGTGTCCAGACGAcaccccctgtctgtctgcaggtgACCTCCATTAAGAAGGCCTTTAAGTACATCAACACGATAATAAGCTGTGTGATCTTCGCTGTGGGGATGGTGGGTAACGCCACCTTGCTGAGGATAATCTACCTGAACAAAACCATGAGGAATGGACCCAACGCCCTGATAGCCAGCCTCGCCCTGGGGGATTTGATCTACATCTCTGTAGACATACCCATCCATGTGTATAAG CTGCTGGTTGGCTCCTGGCCTTTTGATGACAGCTCCATGGGTCTGTTCCTCTGCAAGCTGGTCCCGTTCCTCCAGAAAGCTTCGGTTGGCATCACCGTGCTCAACCTGTGTGCCCTCAGTGTGGACAG gtaTCGTGCAGTGGCGTCGTGGAACAGGGTACAGGGTGTAGGTGTCCCCATGGTAACGGCACTAGAGATCATTTCTATATGGTTGTTATCCATCCTGCTGGCCGTGCCGGAGGCAGTGGGATTCAACATGATCACCTTTGATTACAG AAACACAACGATCAGGACCTGCATGCTCCGCCCACAGACACGGTTCATGAAG TTCTACCAGGATGTCAAGGACTGGTGGATGTTCGGGTTCTATTTCTGTGTTCCGCTGGCGTGTACCGGAGTGTTCTACACGCTCATGACCTGTGAGATGTTGCGCCACAGAAAAGGATCCCTTCGCATAGCGCTCAGTGAACACCTCAAGCAG CGCAGGGAGGTAGCCAAGGCCGTGTTCTGCCTGGTCCTGATCTTCGCTTTGTGCTGGTTCCCGCTTCATTTCAGCCGCATCCTGAAGAAGATGATTTATATGCCACTCGACGCTGGGCGCTGTGAACTATTGAA CTTCCTGCTGGTCCTGGATTACTTTAGTATCAACCTGGCAACAATAAACTCCTGCATCAACCCCATTATCCTCTACTTTGTCAGCAAGAAGTTCAAAAACTGCTTCAAG TCTGACGCCTTTGAATGTCAATGGGACCAGTCTGCAGTACAAGAACCCTGA